From Salinirubellus salinus, the proteins below share one genomic window:
- a CDS encoding DUF1641 domain-containing protein → MTDGSTNEAMETERPEETTETPEPTEALADERLVAAIEENPEAVAAFVERLDSVNELLDVVALGQDAMTDEMVVSLARMGSNVGELADTAGDPDTRDGLARLLEGVGNAQRADPESASAMALLKSRDDPEVRRGLSYLVALARGIGAADPDAE, encoded by the coding sequence ATGACAGACGGAAGCACCAACGAGGCGATGGAGACCGAACGACCGGAGGAGACCACCGAGACGCCGGAGCCGACCGAGGCGCTCGCGGACGAACGTCTCGTCGCGGCCATCGAGGAGAACCCCGAGGCCGTCGCGGCGTTCGTCGAGCGACTGGACTCGGTCAACGAACTGCTGGACGTGGTCGCGCTCGGGCAGGACGCGATGACCGACGAGATGGTCGTCTCGCTCGCCCGGATGGGGTCGAACGTCGGTGAACTGGCCGACACCGCCGGCGACCCGGACACCCGCGACGGCCTCGCGCGGTTGCTCGAAGGCGTCGGGAACGCCCAGCGAGCCGACCCCGAGTCGGCGTCGGCGATGGCGTTGCTGAAGTCGCGCGACGACCCGGAGGTCCGGCGCGGGCTGAGCTACCTCGTCGCGCTGGCACGCGGCATCGGCGCGGCAGACCCGGACGCGGAGTGA
- a CDS encoding sulfite exporter TauE/SafE family protein: MELFGVAVTLLLTFAGFGVLIGLLFGFFGMGGSFLVTPALLVMGYQTDVAVASGLAFVFGTSVIATLKHRDLGQVDYKLGVLMIAGTTAGIEVGKMGLHWLQDIGLADTVVSVAYVALLGGIGVFITYTALKGDGGGGVSHDADGEIDADDIPDIAKKIQSYRVPPMMKLRGGVRVSLWMILVVAFLTGLLSGFLGVGGGFIRMPALFYLIGVPVPVAVGTDLFEIVFSGGIGSFLYAIDGAVDLAIVAPLLAGSAGGARLGAAATSLVDEDDIKVYFGVMLLLGAIAVAVRKIGGVIEMPVLDTVALAIIIGAALLVSGAVVVSSIRELRTERADTTVQTAD, from the coding sequence GTGGAACTGTTCGGCGTCGCCGTCACACTCCTGCTCACGTTCGCCGGGTTCGGCGTCCTCATCGGGCTCCTCTTCGGCTTCTTCGGGATGGGCGGCTCGTTCCTCGTCACCCCCGCACTGCTGGTGATGGGCTACCAGACGGACGTGGCCGTCGCGTCCGGCCTCGCGTTCGTGTTCGGTACCAGCGTCATCGCCACCCTGAAACACCGTGACCTCGGGCAGGTCGACTACAAGCTCGGGGTGTTGATGATCGCCGGGACCACCGCCGGCATCGAGGTGGGGAAGATGGGCCTCCACTGGCTCCAGGACATCGGGCTCGCCGACACCGTCGTCAGCGTCGCGTACGTGGCGCTGCTGGGCGGCATCGGCGTGTTCATCACCTACACCGCGCTCAAGGGCGACGGCGGCGGTGGGGTGAGCCACGACGCCGACGGCGAGATCGACGCGGACGACATCCCCGACATCGCCAAGAAGATACAGAGCTACCGCGTCCCCCCGATGATGAAACTCCGCGGCGGCGTGCGCGTCTCGCTCTGGATGATCCTCGTCGTCGCGTTCCTGACGGGGCTGCTCTCGGGGTTCCTCGGCGTCGGTGGCGGGTTCATCCGCATGCCCGCGCTGTTCTACCTCATCGGCGTCCCCGTCCCCGTGGCGGTCGGGACCGACCTGTTCGAGATCGTCTTCTCGGGCGGTATCGGGTCGTTCCTCTACGCCATCGACGGTGCGGTCGACCTCGCCATCGTGGCACCCCTGCTGGCCGGTAGTGCCGGCGGTGCCCGCCTCGGCGCGGCCGCCACCAGCCTCGTCGACGAGGACGACATCAAGGTCTACTTCGGCGTGATGCTGCTGCTGGGCGCCATCGCCGTCGCCGTCCGGAAGATCGGCGGCGTCATCGAGATGCCCGTCCTCGACACGGTCGCACTGGCCATCATCATCGGCGCGGCGCTGCTCGTCAGTGGCGCCGTCGTCGTCAGCTCCATCCGCGAACTCCGGACCGAGCGTGCAGACACCACGGTCCAGACCGCGGACTGA
- a CDS encoding DUF7512 family protein: MFGIESASGPEGAALIIGLVLVEALILYVGYGALERLLGPTLTRILRGE, encoded by the coding sequence ATGTTCGGGATTGAGAGTGCCTCCGGCCCGGAGGGTGCGGCCCTGATAATCGGGCTGGTACTCGTCGAGGCCCTCATCCTCTACGTCGGCTACGGCGCCCTGGAACGACTGCTCGGTCCGACCCTCACCCGCATCCTGCGGGGTGAGTAG
- a CDS encoding universal stress protein: MSGPVRHHRSAPAQRHQSQRHHRDAGERRREADPPRTRAAGGPPREEGFDVETHVVRGTPHRRINGLAEQVGADLIIVGSRGKSPLRERFIGGTARDVARTAVRPLLVQRIVETEDEHEIANEHLFQRVLYATDFSENAERAFEQFRYLQEATQEATLLHVTPPERRSEPDVVEDAEARLAELADRLEGMGIETRTVVREGEAVEEILAAEAEFDPTSILMGSRGRSRIRRLLLGSTSEKVTARASCNVLLVPPRQFG, from the coding sequence GTGTCTGGGCCGGTACGGCATCACCGAAGTGCACCTGCTCAACGTCACCAGTCCCAACGTCACCACCGGGATGCCGGGGAGCGACGTCGGGAGGCAGACCCGCCGCGGACTCGAGCGGCAGGCGGACCTCCTCGGGAGGAGGGGTTCGACGTCGAGACACACGTCGTCCGGGGGACGCCCCACCGGCGCATCAACGGCCTGGCCGAACAGGTCGGCGCGGACCTCATCATCGTCGGGTCGCGCGGGAAGAGCCCGCTCCGTGAGCGGTTCATCGGGGGGACGGCCCGCGACGTGGCGCGGACCGCCGTCCGGCCGCTGCTCGTCCAGCGCATCGTCGAGACGGAGGACGAGCACGAGATCGCCAACGAACACCTGTTCCAGCGCGTGCTCTACGCCACGGACTTCTCGGAGAACGCCGAGCGGGCGTTCGAGCAGTTCCGGTACCTGCAGGAGGCGACGCAGGAGGCGACCCTCCTGCACGTCACCCCGCCGGAACGACGGAGCGAACCGGACGTGGTCGAGGACGCCGAGGCGCGGCTGGCCGAACTGGCCGACCGCCTCGAGGGGATGGGCATCGAGACGCGGACGGTCGTCCGCGAGGGCGAGGCCGTCGAGGAGATCCTGGCCGCCGAGGCCGAGTTCGACCCGACGTCCATCCTCATGGGGTCGCGCGGGCGGAGCCGCATCAGACGGCTCCTGCTGGGGAGCACCTCGGAGAAGGTGACCGCCCGGGCGAGCTGTAACGTCCTGCTCGTCCCGCCGCGTCAGTTCGGGTAG